A single Ochrobactrum sp. BTU1 DNA region contains:
- a CDS encoding ankyrin repeat domain-containing protein: MRQTIFSLGALALIAGTIVMTEPVLPSSHAVARAETALIQSASAGNLAAVKEAIKVGVDLETKGTAGETALLAATHANHVDVARALIEAGANVNAKDAIKDSPYLYAGARGHLEILKLTLTHGADLKSTNRFGGTALIPASERGHVETVRTLIEAGVKVDHVNNLGWTALLEAVILGDGGQRHVDIVKLLIDAGADVNLADNDGVTPLQHARQRGFAPMVAMLEKAGGK; encoded by the coding sequence ATGCGTCAAACAATATTCAGCTTGGGTGCCTTGGCATTGATTGCAGGGACAATAGTCATGACCGAACCAGTTTTACCGAGCAGCCATGCCGTCGCACGCGCTGAAACAGCGCTCATTCAATCCGCTTCAGCGGGAAATCTTGCTGCGGTTAAAGAAGCGATCAAGGTAGGCGTCGATCTTGAAACCAAAGGCACTGCTGGTGAAACAGCGCTTCTTGCGGCCACACACGCCAATCATGTCGATGTTGCCCGCGCATTGATCGAAGCTGGCGCCAATGTGAATGCAAAGGATGCGATCAAGGACAGTCCCTATCTTTACGCAGGCGCACGCGGACATCTGGAAATACTAAAACTCACCCTTACGCATGGTGCCGACCTTAAAAGCACAAATCGCTTTGGCGGCACGGCACTCATACCCGCTTCAGAACGGGGGCATGTTGAAACCGTGCGCACGCTGATTGAAGCAGGTGTGAAAGTTGATCACGTCAATAATCTGGGATGGACGGCTTTGCTTGAGGCTGTGATCCTGGGCGATGGCGGTCAGCGCCACGTTGATATCGTAAAACTGCTGATTGATGCAGGTGCTGACGTGAACCTCGCGGACAATGATGGCGTTACGCCATTGCAGCATGCGCGCCAGCGCGGCTTTGCGCCCATGGTTGCGATGCTCGAGAAAGCAGGCGGCAAATGA
- a CDS encoding LysR family transcriptional regulator — protein sequence MNTIFNLDLLRAFVAVVDSRSFTAAALQLHSTQSTVSQKILRLEEAAGQSLLERARHDVRPTDAGEKLLGYARRMLHLHDEAAAAMTGSALTAVFRLGLAEDFASRLVTPTLAAFLRAHPKMKLEVTSGLSRELQKGFETGEFDLVMIKQKRGETLGTMHWPEPLSWLESADFPVSDADPLPLVAFPPNGLYRSDMMEALDLIGRSWHVVFTSSSLASVQSAVAEGLGVSLLPARVALPSHRIVPKEAALPFVEPMEIVIQHMENGPDQMRQLVQMLADIVSE from the coding sequence ATGAATACAATATTCAACCTTGATCTGTTGCGTGCTTTCGTAGCTGTCGTCGACAGCCGCAGCTTTACGGCTGCAGCGCTGCAGCTGCATTCGACGCAATCCACGGTCAGCCAGAAAATTCTGCGCCTTGAAGAAGCTGCCGGACAATCGCTTCTGGAGCGGGCAAGGCATGATGTTCGGCCAACCGATGCGGGTGAAAAGCTGCTCGGCTATGCGCGGCGGATGCTTCACCTCCATGATGAGGCTGCTGCTGCCATGACCGGCAGTGCGCTCACGGCAGTCTTTCGCCTTGGTCTGGCAGAGGATTTTGCTTCGAGATTGGTGACGCCGACGCTTGCCGCATTTTTGCGCGCGCATCCTAAGATGAAACTTGAAGTGACGAGCGGGTTAAGCCGCGAATTGCAGAAAGGTTTTGAAACGGGCGAGTTTGATCTGGTCATGATCAAACAAAAGCGCGGTGAAACGCTTGGCACCATGCATTGGCCCGAACCATTATCCTGGTTGGAAAGTGCTGATTTTCCAGTTTCAGACGCCGATCCACTGCCCCTCGTCGCATTTCCGCCCAATGGACTTTATCGGAGTGACATGATGGAAGCGCTCGACCTTATTGGCAGGTCGTGGCATGTCGTTTTCACCAGTTCCAGTCTCGCCAGTGTTCAAAGTGCGGTTGCTGAAGGACTGGGCGTCAGCTTGTTGCCTGCGCGAGTCGCGTTGCCCTCGCATCGCATCGTTCCCAAAGAAGCCGCATTACCATTTGTAGAGCCGATGGAAATCGTCATTCAACATATGGAGAACGGCCCGGATCAAATGCGGCAGCTCGTGCAAATGCTAGCCGATATTGTGAGTGAATGA
- a CDS encoding aminotriazole resistance protein, producing MSNTTITHNDGNTLFPIVLSIVAAAATGVLWAYANPIQLVPGVIQWRIFAFLPPLVGILLGRKSGFICGYLGTVIWSLLAGTFIPAHSLIIDGIMVGLTGLIPGMLFDPKTTTFNRITLIKIAATCLVVGLLMVAAVSASLAYLGIFPYWWAVMYLGLSDIVPMLIGTPLLVVPALKILKGAHPSGFTRF from the coding sequence ATGTCCAACACCACGATCACGCATAACGACGGAAATACGCTGTTTCCGATCGTCCTTTCCATCGTTGCAGCTGCTGCAACCGGCGTTCTCTGGGCCTATGCCAATCCGATCCAGCTCGTTCCGGGCGTGATCCAGTGGCGAATTTTTGCATTTCTGCCACCGCTGGTCGGCATTCTTCTGGGCCGGAAGAGCGGATTTATCTGCGGTTATCTCGGCACAGTCATCTGGTCACTCCTGGCAGGCACGTTCATTCCCGCGCATTCGCTGATCATTGACGGCATCATGGTCGGTCTTACAGGCCTGATCCCGGGCATGCTGTTCGATCCTAAGACGACAACGTTTAATCGCATAACGCTGATTAAAATTGCAGCAACCTGCCTTGTTGTTGGCCTCTTGATGGTTGCCGCCGTTTCGGCCAGCTTGGCTTATCTCGGCATTTTCCCATACTGGTGGGCGGTAATGTATCTTGGCCTTTCGGACATCGTTCCGATGCTGATCGGTACGCCGCTGCTGGTTGTTCCAGCCCTCAAGATTCTCAAGGGCGCTCACCCGTCCGGTTTCACACGTTTCTGA
- a CDS encoding ATP-binding cassette domain-containing protein, protein MLKLQNVKVGFGDSVLAIAEANLEIRDGERLLVCGAGGSGKTTLLNAASGIVPRLITPQVFDGEISLNGKLMSSMPKDELFSTIGVVSQNVEDQLWDLSVEDLVAFPLENRGLAKDAVRARIDELLGELELNALRGRRVLTLSGGERRMVAMAAALAAEPKLLVLDEPTTGLDPAARQRLVRVLKKLGAEIPALLIAEQDPASLQAVVTDIGLVKDGKLAPVVPLASIISDAAAWEDAGVLPPIAARKRLTDAKSGGEVIVSVSGIKTQLQRRDGQPVLENVNFQIRAGEVVALIGKNGAGKTTLFQSILGLQKIAAGSIIIGGDNADKWTAAKRARSVAYLPQNMRRILFNMTVLEEVVFAITAATRAAKDDAVTARATACLQKYGLGGHEETNPFALSSRQQALLGLACAEAAGASVAILDEPLLARDLNGRRMLELFLETALSENRAVMLISHDLELVDDVSSRVMILDRGHVTFDGDVDASWDSDAYRALGWPKPRVVETGEAA, encoded by the coding sequence GTGCTCAAACTACAGAATGTAAAAGTAGGCTTTGGCGATTCCGTTCTGGCAATCGCCGAAGCCAACCTCGAAATTCGCGACGGCGAACGGCTTCTGGTTTGTGGCGCGGGCGGCAGTGGCAAAACCACGCTGCTCAACGCTGCATCGGGCATCGTTCCGCGCCTGATTACCCCACAAGTCTTCGATGGCGAAATCTCGCTCAATGGCAAGCTCATGTCTTCCATGCCGAAGGATGAGCTCTTTAGCACAATCGGCGTCGTTTCGCAGAATGTTGAAGATCAGCTCTGGGATCTGAGCGTTGAAGATCTGGTCGCCTTTCCACTTGAAAATCGGGGACTTGCTAAGGATGCTGTTCGTGCTCGTATCGATGAGCTGCTCGGTGAGCTTGAGCTGAACGCATTGCGAGGGCGGCGCGTATTGACGCTTTCGGGCGGTGAACGGCGCATGGTGGCGATGGCTGCGGCACTTGCGGCCGAGCCGAAACTGCTTGTGCTTGATGAACCGACAACCGGACTTGATCCTGCAGCGCGTCAGCGTCTTGTACGGGTTCTGAAAAAGCTTGGTGCAGAAATTCCAGCTTTGCTGATTGCGGAGCAGGACCCTGCATCACTGCAGGCCGTCGTCACCGATATCGGTCTGGTTAAAGACGGTAAGTTAGCGCCCGTCGTGCCGCTTGCATCGATCATCAGCGATGCTGCTGCGTGGGAAGATGCGGGCGTTCTGCCACCAATTGCTGCACGCAAACGTCTGACGGATGCGAAGAGCGGCGGTGAAGTTATTGTTTCTGTTTCTGGAATCAAGACGCAGCTTCAGCGCCGGGACGGCCAGCCGGTTCTGGAAAACGTGAATTTCCAGATCCGCGCCGGTGAAGTCGTCGCTCTGATCGGCAAAAACGGTGCGGGCAAAACCACGCTGTTTCAGTCGATCCTCGGGCTTCAGAAAATTGCAGCAGGCTCAATCATCATTGGCGGCGATAATGCCGATAAGTGGACGGCCGCAAAGCGTGCCCGATCGGTTGCCTACCTGCCGCAGAACATGCGCCGCATCCTGTTCAACATGACTGTGCTGGAAGAAGTGGTCTTTGCGATCACCGCCGCGACCCGTGCAGCAAAGGACGATGCAGTGACTGCTCGCGCAACGGCCTGCCTGCAAAAGTATGGACTTGGTGGCCATGAGGAAACCAACCCATTTGCACTTTCGTCTCGTCAGCAGGCTCTGCTAGGCCTTGCCTGTGCGGAAGCAGCAGGCGCTTCGGTTGCCATTCTTGATGAGCCGCTTTTGGCACGCGATCTCAATGGTCGTCGAATGCTGGAACTGTTCCTCGAAACGGCGCTCTCCGAAAACCGTGCGGTCATGTTGATCTCTCACGATCTGGAACTCGTGGATGACGTTTCTTCCCGCGTCATGATCCTGGATCGCGGCCATGTCACCTTTGACGGTGATGTGGATGCATCCTGGGATTCCGATGCCTATCGTGCGCTGGGCTGGCCCAAGCCGCGTGTTGTCGAAACAGGAGAAGCAGCATGA
- a CDS encoding energy-coupling factor transporter transmembrane protein EcfT — translation MKIFYDLNFFVKLAAAFLVMLAAWLVPGWKYGVPLALVTVAFLVLVKVPGLRGYLKGAMLLTLLVMASWILNLVLQGVAFVDTLPIAAGMAARLVTTTAAFYFVMETSTPGSILAAASAARLPPMVTLVLSLTFGIIPMLREDFERIADAQRARGMEIDDVSFPMRLRFALARGVPLLVQAIRMAHAISLSLAIYGFDTKRKRTTWRNVGLLVESRLNPKDAKR, via the coding sequence ATGAAAATCTTTTATGATCTGAACTTCTTCGTAAAGCTCGCAGCGGCATTTCTGGTTATGCTTGCGGCTTGGCTCGTGCCGGGTTGGAAATACGGTGTGCCACTGGCGCTGGTCACGGTCGCCTTTCTGGTGCTGGTTAAGGTGCCGGGCCTGCGTGGCTATCTCAAAGGTGCCATGCTTCTGACACTGCTTGTCATGGCAAGCTGGATTCTTAATCTCGTTCTGCAAGGTGTTGCTTTTGTTGATACTTTGCCGATTGCAGCCGGTATGGCTGCGCGTCTGGTGACCACGACTGCAGCTTTCTATTTCGTGATGGAAACCAGCACGCCCGGCTCTATTTTGGCTGCTGCCAGTGCTGCACGTCTGCCGCCCATGGTGACACTCGTTTTGTCGCTCACATTCGGCATTATTCCGATGCTGCGCGAGGATTTCGAGCGTATTGCGGATGCTCAGCGCGCACGCGGAATGGAAATTGACGATGTTTCCTTCCCAATGCGTCTGCGTTTTGCGCTGGCGCGCGGGGTGCCATTGCTGGTTCAGGCGATCCGCATGGCTCATGCAATTTCACTGTCCCTTGCCATTTATGGCTTTGACACCAAGCGCAAGCGTACGACATGGCGTAATGTCGGCCTGCTGGTGGAATCGAGACTTAATCCCAAGGATGCAAAACGATGA
- a CDS encoding adenine phosphoribosyltransferase yields MTEDSAKLSGNGQVWTVDVAGRKVDLPIVPINPNFAISLMMVIDLGVRFGEHTGKALAEKLAPLKPDVIVGAATLGIPVAIEVSRALGLDDYVILQKSPKIHLADALVQTISSITSKGEQRLLLDRQAIPLLKGKRVVVVDDVVASGSSIKGSAELVRKAGGEVVGIGVILTEAKDWQDVLGEDVKLLHSLAHIPQFDNQDGEWKPIPESFL; encoded by the coding sequence ATGACTGAAGACAGCGCGAAACTCTCTGGAAACGGTCAGGTCTGGACCGTCGATGTAGCGGGCCGCAAGGTCGATCTGCCGATTGTGCCGATCAATCCGAATTTCGCCATTTCGTTGATGATGGTCATCGATCTTGGCGTTCGTTTTGGCGAACATACAGGCAAGGCACTGGCGGAAAAGCTTGCGCCGTTGAAGCCGGATGTGATTGTTGGCGCTGCGACACTTGGCATTCCTGTTGCGATTGAAGTCTCGCGTGCTCTTGGCCTTGATGACTACGTTATCTTGCAGAAATCGCCTAAGATTCACCTTGCTGATGCACTCGTGCAGACGATTTCTTCCATCACCTCTAAAGGTGAACAACGCCTGCTCCTTGACCGTCAGGCAATCCCGCTTCTTAAAGGAAAACGCGTTGTCGTGGTGGACGATGTCGTCGCTTCCGGATCGAGCATTAAGGGCTCGGCAGAGCTGGTGCGCAAGGCTGGCGGTGAAGTCGTGGGGATTGGTGTAATTCTTACTGAAGCCAAGGATTGGCAGGATGTGCTGGGCGAAGATGTGAAGCTGCTTCACAGCCTCGCGCATATTCCGCAGTTCGATAATCAGGATGGCGAGTGGAAGCCGATACCGGAAAGCTTCCTCTAG
- a CDS encoding GntR family transcriptional regulator, with the protein MAVFEWRSQTRLLDEVAEALRERIYAGVYAPGAILRQEHIAAEFGISRTPLREALRVLERDGLVIHLPGRGVRVASADLTRLIDAYAVREVLDGVAARFAAERATDEDIAKLRAHVAGQATVVDQWDPKAYTQTNVDFHMAVMDAAGNASLIAFVPLLRMTSQVFAPSFSLSVDRARDAIREHGAIVEAIASRDGEEAERLARSHIRVTTARLEAEMPLQENENEA; encoded by the coding sequence TTGGCGGTTTTTGAATGGCGCAGTCAGACCCGTTTGCTGGACGAAGTTGCGGAAGCACTTCGTGAGAGAATTTATGCGGGCGTTTATGCGCCGGGTGCCATTCTCCGGCAAGAACATATCGCTGCCGAATTTGGCATTAGCCGCACACCATTACGGGAAGCTTTACGTGTTCTGGAACGTGATGGGCTGGTTATCCACCTGCCGGGCAGGGGCGTTCGTGTAGCCTCCGCTGATCTGACGCGTCTGATTGATGCTTATGCTGTGAGAGAAGTTCTCGATGGTGTTGCTGCGCGTTTTGCGGCTGAACGCGCAACAGATGAAGACATTGCGAAGCTGCGTGCCCACGTTGCCGGGCAGGCCACGGTTGTCGATCAATGGGATCCGAAAGCGTATACACAGACGAATGTCGATTTTCACATGGCGGTGATGGACGCTGCAGGTAATGCCTCGCTGATTGCCTTCGTGCCGCTGCTACGCATGACATCACAGGTTTTCGCGCCGTCTTTTTCTCTTTCGGTTGATCGAGCACGCGATGCAATCCGCGAACATGGAGCAATTGTTGAAGCCATCGCCTCGCGCGATGGGGAAGAGGCTGAGCGGCTGGCGCGGTCACATATCCGCGTAACCACGGCAAGACTGGAGGCGGAAATGCCGCTACAGGAGAATGAAAATGAAGCGTGA
- a CDS encoding glucose 1-dehydrogenase: protein MSLEGKVALITGAGSGFGEGMAKRFADGGAKVVIVDRDKAGAERVACEIGDAALAIAADISKEAHVDEAVEVALSRFGRVDILINNAGIGHKPQNAELVEPEEFDRILGVNVRGVYLMTRKLIPHFKSNGARGEECVILNVASTGAGRPRPNLAWYNATKGWVVSVTKALAIELAPAKIRVVALNPVAGETPLLTTFMGEDTEEIRKKFRDSIPMGRLLKPGDLAEAAAFLCSPQASMITGVALDVDGGRSI from the coding sequence GTGTCGCTTGAAGGTAAGGTCGCGCTCATCACTGGAGCAGGTTCGGGGTTTGGCGAGGGCATGGCAAAGCGCTTTGCTGACGGTGGAGCTAAGGTCGTCATCGTCGACCGCGACAAGGCAGGGGCAGAGCGCGTCGCATGCGAGATCGGTGATGCGGCACTGGCTATCGCTGCCGATATTTCCAAGGAAGCACATGTTGATGAAGCGGTAGAGGTAGCATTGTCGAGGTTCGGTCGGGTCGATATTCTCATCAACAATGCTGGCATCGGCCATAAGCCGCAAAATGCTGAGCTGGTTGAACCGGAAGAGTTCGACCGCATTCTTGGCGTCAATGTGCGTGGCGTTTATCTGATGACGCGCAAGCTCATCCCACATTTTAAGAGCAATGGTGCCAGGGGAGAGGAATGCGTCATTCTCAATGTCGCTTCGACTGGCGCAGGTCGTCCGCGCCCGAATCTCGCTTGGTATAATGCGACCAAGGGCTGGGTGGTTTCGGTGACCAAGGCGCTCGCTATCGAACTCGCACCAGCGAAGATTCGTGTAGTTGCTTTGAACCCGGTTGCGGGAGAGACACCACTTCTCACCACGTTTATGGGCGAGGATACCGAAGAAATCCGTAAGAAGTTCCGCGATTCCATTCCGATGGGCCGCCTGTTGAAACCTGGTGATTTGGCTGAAGCTGCGGCTTTCCTTTGCTCACCTCAAGCCTCTATGATCACCGGGGTTGCGCTCGATGTAGATGGAGGGCGTTCGATTTGA
- a CDS encoding ABC transporter substrate-binding protein produces MSKLLKAGLITATMLASINGAFAKDTLVVGEVLEPPGLDPTANAAAGIRQVTYANLYEGLVRIVEDGTVKPQLAESWTISDDKKTYTFKLRQGVKYHDGTPFDCSVVKFSYERAVAPDSTNAQKGLFEPIASTECPDPATAVVTLKRPSSNFLFNMGWGDAVMIAPNSAADNKTKPVGTGPFKFKRWVQGDRVELDRNPDYWDEPAKLSAVTFRFVSDPSAAAAAILAGDIDVFPMFQAPELISRFKSDDKLQVEVGDTAGKVLLSLNNAKAPFDNVKVRQALAHAIDSKALIEGVYSGFGTPIGSHYAPVDPGYVDLSETYPYDPAKAKQLLEEAGVPAGTSITITLPPPAYARRGGEIIAAMLAEVGIQANLVPIEFAQWLDQVFKRSDFDATIIAHTEARDLDIYARDKYYFNYNNPEYKALYKAYAEAGSDEEQLELVKKLQEKLAADEPNIFLYALPKIGVWNKNVKGLWKNMPIPADDLTQAYWAE; encoded by the coding sequence ATGAGTAAACTGCTAAAAGCCGGGCTGATTACAGCCACGATGCTTGCATCGATCAACGGTGCCTTCGCAAAGGATACGCTGGTGGTCGGCGAAGTGCTGGAACCGCCGGGCCTTGACCCGACGGCAAATGCTGCTGCCGGTATCCGGCAAGTTACTTATGCTAATCTCTATGAAGGTCTTGTTCGTATTGTCGAAGACGGTACAGTGAAGCCACAGCTGGCCGAGAGTTGGACTATTTCTGACGACAAGAAAACTTACACCTTCAAGCTGCGTCAGGGCGTGAAGTACCACGATGGGACGCCATTCGATTGTTCCGTTGTAAAATTCTCCTATGAGCGTGCGGTGGCTCCAGATTCCACCAATGCGCAAAAGGGTCTGTTTGAACCCATCGCCAGCACCGAATGTCCAGATCCAGCGACTGCCGTTGTCACGCTGAAGCGGCCTTCCTCGAACTTCCTGTTCAATATGGGGTGGGGCGACGCGGTTATGATCGCTCCGAATTCGGCAGCTGATAACAAGACCAAGCCTGTCGGTACGGGTCCGTTCAAGTTCAAGCGCTGGGTGCAAGGCGATCGTGTAGAACTCGACCGCAATCCGGACTATTGGGATGAGCCCGCAAAGCTTTCGGCGGTTACTTTCCGCTTTGTGAGCGATCCTTCGGCAGCGGCGGCTGCAATCCTAGCCGGTGACATTGATGTCTTCCCGATGTTCCAGGCGCCGGAATTAATCAGTCGCTTCAAGAGCGATGATAAGTTGCAGGTCGAAGTCGGTGATACTGCAGGCAAAGTTCTGCTTTCGCTTAACAATGCCAAGGCTCCATTCGACAATGTGAAGGTGCGTCAGGCACTGGCCCATGCCATCGACAGCAAGGCGCTGATCGAAGGTGTTTATTCCGGTTTTGGTACGCCAATCGGCTCGCATTATGCACCGGTCGATCCGGGTTATGTCGATCTTTCGGAAACCTATCCGTATGACCCGGCAAAGGCGAAGCAACTGCTGGAAGAGGCGGGCGTTCCGGCTGGCACGTCGATCACCATCACGCTTCCACCCCCGGCCTATGCGCGTCGCGGTGGTGAAATCATTGCAGCGATGCTGGCGGAAGTTGGCATTCAGGCCAATCTCGTTCCAATCGAGTTCGCACAGTGGCTCGATCAGGTATTCAAGCGCTCCGATTTTGATGCCACAATCATTGCACATACCGAAGCGCGTGATCTCGATATTTATGCCCGCGACAAATATTACTTCAATTACAACAACCCGGAATATAAAGCGCTTTACAAAGCCTATGCCGAGGCTGGCAGTGACGAGGAACAGCTCGAACTGGTGAAGAAGCTTCAGGAAAAGCTTGCTGCAGACGAGCCGAATATTTTCCTCTATGCGCTGCCAAAAATCGGTGTCTGGAATAAGAACGTCAAAGGTTTGTGGAAGAACATGCCGATCCCGGCTGATGATCTGACACAGGCTTACTGGGCCGAATAA
- a CDS encoding ABC transporter permease, whose amino-acid sequence MLAYISGRIVSLLLTTLAASVIVFLLMQVLPGDPAAVILGINAQPETLAALHKQLGLDQPLWWRYLSWIGGFLKGDFGTSYTYSVPISELIGPRIMVTLPLALLSMVLSVAVAIPVGVYAASKRGKTGDVLSMGVAQVGVAIPNFWLGLLLILLFALQLGWFPASGFAGWEGGFWNGIRSLFLPALALALPLAAILARVTRSAVIETLGEDFVRTARAKGLTRNAALWRHAVPNALIPVVTIIGLQFSFLLAGTIIIENVFNLPGLGRLVFQAIAQRDLITVQSLVTLLAASVITVNFIVDLVYGFIDPRLSTGGSR is encoded by the coding sequence TTGCTGGCTTATATTTCCGGGCGAATAGTTTCGCTCTTGCTTACGACGCTTGCGGCCTCCGTCATCGTCTTCCTTTTGATGCAAGTGCTGCCGGGTGACCCTGCCGCAGTTATCCTAGGCATCAATGCTCAGCCTGAAACGCTGGCAGCGCTTCACAAACAGCTCGGCCTTGATCAGCCGCTTTGGTGGCGGTATCTTTCGTGGATTGGCGGCTTTCTGAAGGGGGACTTCGGCACCAGTTACACCTATTCCGTTCCGATCAGTGAATTGATCGGACCACGCATTATGGTCACGCTGCCGCTGGCGCTGCTATCGATGGTTCTATCGGTCGCGGTCGCTATTCCCGTGGGCGTTTATGCGGCCTCCAAACGCGGCAAAACTGGTGACGTACTTTCCATGGGGGTGGCGCAGGTGGGTGTTGCTATCCCAAATTTCTGGCTCGGCCTGCTCTTGATCCTGTTGTTCGCTTTGCAGCTAGGCTGGTTTCCAGCTTCTGGCTTTGCTGGCTGGGAAGGTGGATTCTGGAATGGTATCCGCTCGCTGTTTCTGCCCGCGCTGGCTCTTGCCCTGCCGCTTGCTGCTATTCTCGCTCGAGTGACGCGTTCCGCCGTCATCGAAACGCTGGGTGAGGATTTCGTACGGACCGCGCGCGCAAAAGGTCTTACCCGCAACGCTGCACTTTGGCGCCATGCGGTGCCAAATGCGCTGATCCCGGTTGTCACGATTATTGGCCTGCAATTCTCATTTTTGTTGGCTGGAACCATCATCATCGAAAATGTCTTCAATCTTCCCGGCCTGGGAAGGCTAGTATTTCAGGCAATCGCTCAGCGCGATCTGATAACGGTGCAGTCGCTGGTGACGCTGCTTGCGGCTTCCGTGATTACGGTCAATTTCATTGTCGATCTTGTCTATGGTTTCATTGATCCGCGCCTTTCGACAGGAGGCAGCCGATGA